One genomic region from Cyanobium usitatum str. Tous encodes:
- a CDS encoding DegT/DnrJ/EryC1/StrS family aminotransferase, which translates to MKFPIIRPNIPPVKAWAGYLEEAYDSRRFSNYGPLSRRLESWLAMEWGQDCTTCVLTSSGTAAVAAPLIASGISGRVLLPAFTFPATYSAIKMAGAKPVLIDVCPADWRVSADALDDAFAATGAQAAIVVSPFGLRSDFSTHARIASRHGAILIIDNAAGLGVTRVPLESSDNVFEAYSLHATKPFGIGEGGAIFANHSSETALRRALNFGLPASVAEESPAWGINGKISEFHAAVGLAVASVFIDHLRARRAMAALYAVALADFPEVRCCIELDDSAWQVFPLLLPTREAADSFEEHTRHHGVEIRRYYSPSLSSYASIERMAKCHVSEDLSQRMCCLPVYSNASKAEVAEIVAHIASSLRRALRRI; encoded by the coding sequence ATGAAATTCCCGATCATTCGGCCAAATATTCCCCCCGTCAAAGCCTGGGCTGGTTATCTTGAAGAAGCATATGATTCGCGGCGGTTTTCCAACTACGGACCACTTTCCCGTCGCCTTGAGTCCTGGCTCGCCATGGAATGGGGCCAGGATTGTACAACTTGCGTTCTTACATCAAGCGGCACCGCAGCGGTTGCTGCTCCGCTCATTGCCAGCGGGATATCTGGCAGAGTCTTGCTGCCAGCCTTCACGTTCCCCGCTACTTACTCCGCCATCAAAATGGCAGGCGCTAAGCCGGTTCTCATAGACGTGTGCCCAGCCGATTGGCGAGTCTCCGCAGATGCCCTGGATGATGCCTTTGCAGCCACAGGTGCACAAGCGGCTATCGTCGTAAGCCCGTTCGGGCTACGGTCTGATTTTTCCACACACGCGAGAATTGCTTCTAGGCACGGAGCCATCCTGATCATCGATAATGCCGCAGGTCTCGGCGTTACACGCGTTCCCCTGGAGTCGTCAGATAATGTGTTCGAGGCATATTCGCTGCACGCTACGAAACCATTTGGGATCGGCGAAGGTGGTGCAATTTTTGCCAACCATTCATCTGAAACGGCACTTCGGAGGGCGCTTAACTTTGGCCTACCTGCCTCTGTGGCCGAGGAGTCGCCGGCGTGGGGAATCAACGGCAAGATTTCCGAGTTCCATGCTGCAGTCGGCTTGGCGGTGGCATCCGTTTTCATAGACCATCTCAGAGCCCGTCGTGCCATGGCAGCCCTCTACGCCGTTGCACTCGCAGACTTTCCGGAGGTGCGCTGCTGTATTGAATTGGACGATAGCGCCTGGCAGGTTTTTCCCCTGCTGCTCCCCACCCGTGAAGCGGCAGATTCATTTGAAGAGCACACTCGCCATCATGGGGTGGAAATTCGACGCTATTACAGCCCTTCGTTGTCTTCATACGCCTCAATTGAAAGAATGGCAAAATGCCATGTTTCGGAAGACCTGTCGCAACGCATGTGCTGCCTCCCCGTTTATTCAAATGCGAGCAAGGCTGAGGTGGCGGAGATAGTCGCCCATATAGCCTCATCACTTCGCCGGGCACTCCGGCGGATTTGA